A single region of the Cucumis melo cultivar AY chromosome 3, USDA_Cmelo_AY_1.0, whole genome shotgun sequence genome encodes:
- the LOC103488125 gene encoding O-fucosyltransferase 31-like isoform X1, translating to MELHYYTHRNQSHRAALAAVFLLLFPLFLPNLFHPLGRASPSLFSEWISPKPRHTILLDSALHRITTFEDQKEIWSPLSNQGWKPCLKPTRRELSRRKSQGYIQVFLDGGLNQQRMGICDAVAVARILNATLIIPHLEINAVWKDSSSFGEIFDVDYFIDVLRDDISIVKELPTEYSWSTREYYATGIRNTRIKTAPTHASANWYLENVLPVLQSYGIAAISPFSHRLSFNDLPTEIQHLRCKVNFKALAFVRGITELGDTIINRLRYPSNQKETERVESLLEDEKRKLEGGKFVVLHLRFDKDMAAHSACEFGGGKAERLALAKYRQVIWQGRVPNSQFTDEELRYQGRCPLTPEEIGLVLAALGFSNTTRVYLAIHEVYGGEARISTLRKVFPLLEDKKSLTSPMERAGVAGKASLSAAVDYYVSLHSDVFISASPGNMHNALVGHRAYLNMKTIRPNMVLLGQLFLNKSMEWSEFKKAVLTGHRNRQGQIRLRKEKQSIYTYPAPDCMCPNV from the exons ATGGAGCTTCATTACTACACTCATCGGAACCAATCCCACAGAGCCGCTCTTGCTgctgtttttcttcttctttttcctctttttctccCCAATCTCTTCCATCCTTTGGGTCGCGCTTCGCCTTCCTTGTTCTCT GAGTGGATTTCTCCAAAACCGAGGCACACGATTTTGCTGGACAGTGCTTTGCATCGTATCACG ACATTTGAAGACCAGAAAGAGATATGGTCTCCATTGTCGAATCAAGGATGGAAACCTTGTCTGAAGCCTACAAGAAGGGAAT TATCACGAAGAAAATCTCAAGGTTACATTCAAGTGTTCTTAGATGGAGGATTAAATCAGCAAAGAATGGGG ATCTGTGATGCAGTTGCTGTTGCCCGAATACTGAATGCCACATTGATCATACCTCATCTTGAAATTAATGCTGTTTGGAAGGATTCAAG TTCGTTTGGAGAAATTTTTGATGTCGATTACTTTATTGATGTCCTACGTGATGATATATCAATAGTCAAAGAGCTGCCTACTGAATACTCCTGGAGCACTAGGGAATACTATGCTACTGGAATCCGCAATACTAGAATTAAAACTGCTCCCACCCATGCTTCTGCAAACTGGTACTTGGAAAATGTCTTGCCCGTATTGCAAAG CTACGGGATTGCTGCTATTTCTCCATTCTCTCATCGTCTGTCTTTCAACGACTTGCCTACTGAGATTCAACATTTGCGTTGCAAAGTCAATTTCAAGGCATTGGCCTTTGTTCGTGGTATCACTGAATTAGGAGATACCATCATCAATCGCCTTCGTTACCCTTCAAATCAAAAGGAAACAGAAAGAGTTGAGAGTCTACTAGAAGACGAGAAAAGAAAATTGGAAGGTGGGAAATTTGTTGTGTTGCATCTCCGATTCGATAAG GATATGGCTGCTCATTCAGCTTGTGAGTTTGGTGGGGGCAAAGCTGAGAGACTGGCTCTTGCAAAATATCGTCAAGTGATTTGGCAGGGAAGGGTTCCTAACTCACAGTTCACTGATGAAGAGTTGAGATATCAGGGACGTTGCCCCTTGACTCCTGAAGAAATAGGACTGGTGCTAGCTGCTCTGGGGTTTAGCAATACTACACGGGTCTATCTTGCTATACACGAg GTTTATGGTGGGGAAGCAAGAATTTCAACTTTGCGCAAAGTTTTCCCGCTCCTGGAAGATAAGAAAAGCCTTACCTCTCCCATGGAACGTGCTGGTGTAGCAGGCAAAGCATCATTATCAGCTGCAGTTGACTATTATGTAAGCTTGCACAGCGACGTCTTCATTTCTGCCTCGCCTGGCAACATGCACAACGCTCTG GTGGGGCATCGGGCATACTTGAACATGAAAACCATAAGGCCAAACATGGTACTGTTAGGACAGCTGTTCCTCAATAAGAGCATGGAATGGTCAGAATTCAAGAAGGCTGTTCTCACCGGACATAGAAATAGACAAGGGCAGATCAGGTTAAGAAAAGAGAAACAATCCATATACACTTATCCTGCTCCTGATTGCATGTGCCCTAATGTTTGA
- the LOC103488125 gene encoding O-fucosyltransferase 31-like isoform X2: MVLHFFLEWISPKPRHTILLDSALHRITTFEDQKEIWSPLSNQGWKPCLKPTRRELSRRKSQGYIQVFLDGGLNQQRMGICDAVAVARILNATLIIPHLEINAVWKDSSSFGEIFDVDYFIDVLRDDISIVKELPTEYSWSTREYYATGIRNTRIKTAPTHASANWYLENVLPVLQSYGIAAISPFSHRLSFNDLPTEIQHLRCKVNFKALAFVRGITELGDTIINRLRYPSNQKETERVESLLEDEKRKLEGGKFVVLHLRFDKDMAAHSACEFGGGKAERLALAKYRQVIWQGRVPNSQFTDEELRYQGRCPLTPEEIGLVLAALGFSNTTRVYLAIHEVYGGEARISTLRKVFPLLEDKKSLTSPMERAGVAGKASLSAAVDYYVSLHSDVFISASPGNMHNALVGHRAYLNMKTIRPNMVLLGQLFLNKSMEWSEFKKAVLTGHRNRQGQIRLRKEKQSIYTYPAPDCMCPNV, translated from the exons ATGGTTTTGCATTTCTTTTTG GAGTGGATTTCTCCAAAACCGAGGCACACGATTTTGCTGGACAGTGCTTTGCATCGTATCACG ACATTTGAAGACCAGAAAGAGATATGGTCTCCATTGTCGAATCAAGGATGGAAACCTTGTCTGAAGCCTACAAGAAGGGAAT TATCACGAAGAAAATCTCAAGGTTACATTCAAGTGTTCTTAGATGGAGGATTAAATCAGCAAAGAATGGGG ATCTGTGATGCAGTTGCTGTTGCCCGAATACTGAATGCCACATTGATCATACCTCATCTTGAAATTAATGCTGTTTGGAAGGATTCAAG TTCGTTTGGAGAAATTTTTGATGTCGATTACTTTATTGATGTCCTACGTGATGATATATCAATAGTCAAAGAGCTGCCTACTGAATACTCCTGGAGCACTAGGGAATACTATGCTACTGGAATCCGCAATACTAGAATTAAAACTGCTCCCACCCATGCTTCTGCAAACTGGTACTTGGAAAATGTCTTGCCCGTATTGCAAAG CTACGGGATTGCTGCTATTTCTCCATTCTCTCATCGTCTGTCTTTCAACGACTTGCCTACTGAGATTCAACATTTGCGTTGCAAAGTCAATTTCAAGGCATTGGCCTTTGTTCGTGGTATCACTGAATTAGGAGATACCATCATCAATCGCCTTCGTTACCCTTCAAATCAAAAGGAAACAGAAAGAGTTGAGAGTCTACTAGAAGACGAGAAAAGAAAATTGGAAGGTGGGAAATTTGTTGTGTTGCATCTCCGATTCGATAAG GATATGGCTGCTCATTCAGCTTGTGAGTTTGGTGGGGGCAAAGCTGAGAGACTGGCTCTTGCAAAATATCGTCAAGTGATTTGGCAGGGAAGGGTTCCTAACTCACAGTTCACTGATGAAGAGTTGAGATATCAGGGACGTTGCCCCTTGACTCCTGAAGAAATAGGACTGGTGCTAGCTGCTCTGGGGTTTAGCAATACTACACGGGTCTATCTTGCTATACACGAg GTTTATGGTGGGGAAGCAAGAATTTCAACTTTGCGCAAAGTTTTCCCGCTCCTGGAAGATAAGAAAAGCCTTACCTCTCCCATGGAACGTGCTGGTGTAGCAGGCAAAGCATCATTATCAGCTGCAGTTGACTATTATGTAAGCTTGCACAGCGACGTCTTCATTTCTGCCTCGCCTGGCAACATGCACAACGCTCTG GTGGGGCATCGGGCATACTTGAACATGAAAACCATAAGGCCAAACATGGTACTGTTAGGACAGCTGTTCCTCAATAAGAGCATGGAATGGTCAGAATTCAAGAAGGCTGTTCTCACCGGACATAGAAATAGACAAGGGCAGATCAGGTTAAGAAAAGAGAAACAATCCATATACACTTATCCTGCTCCTGATTGCATGTGCCCTAATGTTTGA